CATACAAATAAACTTTGCCGAAATCAGCCTCTGGTATGATTTTCATAGCAGCTTTTAGAATATCCGATAAGAAGTTTTCCTCGTTATCCCTTCTTGTTAAATTAGAAATTAAGCTAATCATATTCTCAAGATCTATTGTTAATTTATCTAATTCTTGATATGAGCTTTCTAATTCTTCATTAATAGCAGTAATTTCTTCATTATGTGCTTCAAGATTTTCATAACTTTCCTGTAATCTTTTATCTTTTTCTAATAAATCTTTCTCAGAATTTTTACGCTTAGTAATATCCCTAACAATACTTAACATATATTGTTTATTGTTTTTTTGATAACTATGTGACTGAACTTCAACTGGTATGTGATCCCCATCTTTACTTACATGAATTGTCTCAAACCTCATATCAGATACACTAATAAATTTTGAGAATGAATTATTATCAAATAATTCAGCAGGAAAAGCCTCCATCATTTTTTTCATATTCAAATCTATATCTAAAGCAGTCATATTAAGCAATTCTTTTCTTGTATAATTAAGCATATTACATGCTCCATCATTAACCTTTTCAAATTTAGTAAATCCAAAATTATTAATTTGACTTAAATATATTGCATCACTAATTTTATTAAACAAGAACTCATACCTCTTCTCTTCTTGCTTAATTTCTTTTCCAAATCTACTCTTTATGCCATTATAAGTAACTATATTTTCAAGCCAAATTTTTGAATTATCTTTATATCCCTCATAAGTAATATGGTAAGGGTTTTCGTGTATTTGATTTTGCCAAATAATATAAGGATGTAATTCAATGATATTTTTAACTGTTTCCTCATCAAATTTATTTATATTATACCTACATAAAGCTATAATTGGATACTTGGAAAAGATCACCTCGTTTAATTTACTCTCATACTCAACTATATCTCTCTTTGCAGTAGAAAAATTCAAAAGCCAGGAAATATCACCACTTACATTTAAAGCACTATAACCCTGTTTAAGAGCCTTATTACACTCCTCTTGTAAAAAATCAATCATTTTATCGGGATCAAAATTATTATCAAGAAAATAGGTCTCATTTTTATCTAGAACTTGTATCTGACCTTTTTCAATGTAGCTAGCAAAGTTGTCTATATTATTATGTAATCCAGATATTAAACCTTCAAGCTTTGTATCTCCTGTAATATATATACACTTTTCTTTTCGATTAAGACTAGTTTTTAAATATGTTATTATAGGTAAAACCATATCTGTTTCTTCTTCACTTAAGAGAAGTATATGATCACCATTCTTTATTTTCATGAGATCTTTTTCTAGTTTATCATCATTTTCTTCCATAGATATACCAACCACCTTCAAAAAAGTCATATTAGCTTATTTACTATAATATAATTCGACAAAAAAATACTTTTTCCTTCTTATTTAAACAATAATTAATATTTTGAGCTCACTTTTTTTAAAATAAGGATCTTCAACGTATCCGTCAGCGGAGTTTTTGCTGACATTAATTAATTTTAAAAGCAGTATAAATAAAAAAATTAAGACGTAAGAAGGTATCAAATATTTTTTAATTTAATTCTAATCTCAAACTAACTATATCTTAATACTTATATTATATACTATAAGTAACCCGTTAAGGGATCACATAGATTGTATAGCATTGAATTATTCCTCCTCGAATGCCAGCCCCAAGGTTGGCATTTTTTATACCCAAATTATTTTTGTGAATCTCTCCACCTAAATCAAAGATTTAGATGGAGTTTTCTTGAGGCTTTTTTATGGCTAAGCAGGAAGTCTATACAAAATTTTTCTGCCAACTGCAAAGTTTGAGTATTATAATATAAAAACTTCCCACATTCATAGATCTGCGGGAAGGTAAATAAGTAATTTTTATATTCATAACAATTCATAGTCATGTCATAGCCAGTTCATAACATTAGTCATAGCCATTAAAATTATTACACTTCAGGTATTAAAATCCATGCAATAATATATGCTAACAATCCAGAACCAAAACCTAAAAACAATAACACAAATACCAAGCGGACTATAGTAGAATCTATATCAAAATAATTAGCTAAGCCTCCACATACTCCTCCCAACATTCTATCTGTAACAGAACGATACAATTTCTTTGCCACTTTCTCTCACCCCTTAGTTAATTATATTACTCTTAGCAAGCTTTTGATAATATTATTTGCCCAGTTCCTCTTCCAGGCTATAATATATATTTCAAACCTTATAAATTCAACTCCACAAGTTGTATATTTAATGTCTTAATATCTAATACCTTATTACTATATAATTATAAATTCTTTAAAATAATATAAATTCCTCTTTCTAGGCATAAAAAAACATCCTCTGTTTTCAGGGATGAAATTGGGGTGGATGATGGGGCTTGAACCCACGGCCTCAGGAGCCACAATCCTGCGCTCTAGCCAACTGAGCTACATCCACCATATTAACTTTTCTTGTGAACCTCAATCATTATATCTTATAATAATTGAGCTGTCAAATGGAAGTTTCAGTAAATTAAATGGCGCGCCTGAGAGGATTCGAACCTCTGGCCTACGGATTAGAAGTCCGTTGCTCTATCCAGCTGAGCTACAGGCGCATATAATTTAATGGAGCGGGAGGCGGGACTCGAACCCGTAACCCTCAGCTTGGAAGGCTGATGCTCTAGCCAATTGAGCTACTCCCGCATATCGGTGGTCGGAGCGAAAGGATTTGAACCTTCGACCCCCTGTTCCCAAAACAGGTGCGCTACCAAACTGCGCCACGCTCCGAAACTTTTTGATGTTATCCCCGACAGCAAGTATTAGTATATCGTAATTATCCTAATTGGTCAAAAAGAAATAGAAGCCAAAAACAGCAAATATAGGCTGTATGGCTTCTTTAATTAAAAATAACTAGCTGTATCTCTCTATTACTTCTTTTTTCATCTTGTCTAAAGCTCTAGCTCGATGACTAATCTTATTTTTTTCATCTAGTGACAATTCAGCCATAGTTTTATCATATTCTTCAAGAAAGAAAAGGGGATCATATCCAAATCCATTCTCTCCTCGAGGCTCCAAGTGAATAAAACCAGGACAATTTCCTTCAACAACTATCTCAATATCTTCATCTAAATCAATTAAAGCCATAACACATTTAAAGTAGGCTTTTCGGTTTTTGTATGAAAAACCTTCTAATTCTTTAATTAGTTTTTTATTATTATCAGCATCACTTGCTCCTTCTCCTGCATAACGAGCAGAATAAACACCTGGAGCTCCATTTAAACATTCTACAAGAAGACCAGAATCATCAGCCAGACATATCAGACCTGTCTCTTCAGCCCGTGTTCTAGCCTTTTTTAAAGCATTCTCTCGAAAACTATCTCCATCTTCTATTACTTCATCTAATTGAGGAAAGGAATTCATAGAAATAACTTCAAATTTAAGATTTTTCCCTAAGTCTTCTAAGTATTTTTTTATTTCCCTTACCTTACCCTGATTACCACTAGCTACTAATAACTTACGCTTCACTCTTACTCAACCTCCAGAGCTAGCTTTTGAATACTAACTAGGTCCTTAATTCCTTTTTCAGCTAAATCTATAAAGGTATTCATCTCCTCACGAGTAAAAGGTGCTTTTTCAGCAGTACCTTGTACCTCTATCATCTTGCCATCTTCTGTCATTACAACATTCATATCTACCTGTGCCTCAGAATCTTCAGCATAACATAAATCAAGCATTAAATCCCCATCAACAATACCAACACTAGTAGCTGCCATAAATGATGTCAAAGGGGTCTCATCTACAATTCCTTCTTTCAGCATATAGCTAACAGCATCATATAAGGCTACATATGCACCAGTAATAGAAGCAGTTCTCGTTCCTCCATCTGCCTGAATTACATCACAGTCCACCCATATAGTTCTTTCGCCAATTTTATCTAGATCAATTACCGACCTTAAAGAACGGCCTATTAATCTCTGTATTTCGCGTGTTCTACCACTGATTTTTCCTCTAGCAGCTTCTCTTATTGATCTTTTATGTGTTGAACGTGGCAACAAAGAATATTCAGCAGTTAACCAGCCTGTATTCTGTCCTCTTAAAAAGTATGGCACACTGTCCTCAACAGAAACATTGCACAAAACTTTTGTTTCTCCTGTTTCAATCAATACTGAACCTTCTGCATATTTAGTATAATTCCTGGTAATTTTAGTTTCCCTTATTTCGTCTAATGAT
The DNA window shown above is from Halanaerobiaceae bacterium ANBcell28 and carries:
- a CDS encoding HD domain-containing phosphohydrolase, whose translation is MEENDDKLEKDLMKIKNGDHILLLSEEETDMVLPIITYLKTSLNRKEKCIYITGDTKLEGLISGLHNNIDNFASYIEKGQIQVLDKNETYFLDNNFDPDKMIDFLQEECNKALKQGYSALNVSGDISWLLNFSTAKRDIVEYESKLNEVIFSKYPIIALCRYNINKFDEETVKNIIELHPYIIWQNQIHENPYHITYEGYKDNSKIWLENIVTYNGIKSRFGKEIKQEEKRYEFLFNKISDAIYLSQINNFGFTKFEKVNDGACNMLNYTRKELLNMTALDIDLNMKKMMEAFPAELFDNNSFSKFISVSDMRFETIHVSKDGDHIPVEVQSHSYQKNNKQYMLSIVRDITKRKNSEKDLLEKDKRLQESYENLEAHNEEITAINEELESSYQELDKLTIDLENMISLISNLTRRDNEENFLSDILKAAMKIIPEADFGKVYLYENNNIVFIDAIGHDINSLKKLCLKTEYIKDFDRTEAKVVNEHSILDLDKTPKDLIKEYHKVNKKINQSLFINLKVKDEIVGRISLETAEYNTEGFKQNSIRLLKSLECIASSHLTLQRYNKLQENFIKELLLSITNILEMYDKYTSGHSVNVAELSAKIAKRMGMNKQEIVDIYWAGMVHDIGKLLVSLDIINKKGKLTEEEYEIIKKHPIWGYKALNKSDFLNHIPNYVLYHHERWDGKGYPKGLKANEIPMAAQILSVADAWDAMISKRAYRDAMNKEEALEEILKNKGVQFSPEVVEVFIELINSN
- a CDS encoding XTP/dITP diphosphatase; protein product: MKRKLLVASGNQGKVREIKKYLEDLGKNLKFEVISMNSFPQLDEVIEDGDSFRENALKKARTRAEETGLICLADDSGLLVECLNGAPGVYSARYAGEGASDADNNKKLIKELEGFSYKNRKAYFKCVMALIDLDEDIEIVVEGNCPGFIHLEPRGENGFGYDPLFFLEEYDKTMAELSLDEKNKISHRARALDKMKKEVIERYS
- a CDS encoding PspC domain-containing protein, with the protein product MAKKLYRSVTDRMLGGVCGGLANYFDIDSTIVRLVFVLLFLGFGSGLLAYIIAWILIPEV
- the rph gene encoding ribonuclease PH; this encodes MSDNRIDSRSLDEIRETKITRNYTKYAEGSVLIETGETKVLCNVSVEDSVPYFLRGQNTGWLTAEYSLLPRSTHKRSIREAARGKISGRTREIQRLIGRSLRSVIDLDKIGERTIWVDCDVIQADGGTRTASITGAYVALYDAVSYMLKEGIVDETPLTSFMAATSVGIVDGDLMLDLCYAEDSEAQVDMNVVMTEDGKMIEVQGTAEKAPFTREEMNTFIDLAEKGIKDLVSIQKLALEVE